The genomic DNA cttaacacataccaaaaactgcaattcagagcaaaaagcaacccaaaacaaattaaaaataaacactcagctttaagtttatatcgctccaatgcttgacttgaataactacgtagccaccagtgtgtcctgaccacagctatattatgttaaacctggactgaaaccagcgaaaaatgccaaaaaagtatattttccaaaccgtacctgaacacgaaaaacaTCGACTGTCaggagctttgctgacgtagcgtggctctgtagccgcgtcgagccacagaaagagcgcgaaaattaagcctcgatcaggtgtgtgtgagtgtctgacctggcttgggcctgcgatccaatcaaccaccagtccctggtcagcggccaacttcaaaaaaaacagctgacctcgataaggtctaacttgagccagctacatagtcacgtgatactggtcagcggataccttgttttgacaggtgtcaattgaccataacattgatgtccaatatcaaagatgtatgctgtaaactagttagtgtcaaatgtagtattgcctcctggatcagctctaaactttaattagcccgtgatacggttacgtgtactggtcacattggcatacatgaaggggcggacggacgtactgacgtacgttgtacggacgttgatgacgtcatggctataaaaccaaattttctcacatcgatgggttaccatattttcttaactatggtgctccgcgcgcgcgcgcttTCGGCGCTATCTCCGCTCCTCCTTTTTCGGTGTGGGCGGTTCTGGACTTGATGCAGGTGGAGTTGGATCAGGAAGCTTCTCTACATCCTTAGGAACGGACTTCAACGTTGACGCGTTCGGGATTGAAGCGATATGTTCCCCTTCTGTCTCAACGGGTGAAGTTTGGTGTGGTGTTGTGGTAGACGCGTCATCTAATAGGGTCTGAGAGCTCCCCAAAACATCAGACTTCTGTTGTTCACTCTCTCGATCTGTACACTGGTCGGTAGGGATATGTCTAGATCGGAGTTGTTCCTCATGTCGTTTCCACAACGTATCTCCCACTTGAACATTAAAATTTCTTGGACTAACTATTTCTGTAATTCTACCTGGTACCCATTTTGCACCTTTTCCAAAATTTCGCACGAACACAGGCTGATCTTGTATGAACTTTGTCTTGTTATCTAGGTTATGCTGGAAAACCTTAACTTCTTTCTTGGTGGTATTAAATCTTAAAGCAGTGAGTCTGATTCGAGGTTGTCGATTCAGTAATAATTCAGAAGGTGATTTTCCCAAGGACGTCGGCGTAGCCCTGTGTGTTAGTAAGAACCTGCCTagtttgaaattattgaaattattgaaattatCTGCATTGTTGAGTTTATCTGTATTGTTGAAATTATCTGttcaacaataatattgtaacataaaCAAACAATTTCACTTTGTCTCTATCATCCATCCCTATCACCCTAAAATCCATCGAACGCTTTCGTCTATCGATCCTAATCCATTCATCGATCGTAATCTGTTTGGTTGCATCCCCGACTCATCCCTGGCCTTTCAATTATTGTCATATTCAGCCCGGCGGCCACCGACAGCTCTTGGTGGACTGTAAGATCCGCCTTATTGGACCGCTTTCGAAAGGCTTTCTACTCAATTGATCACCAGACGCTAGTCGCTGGACTCCGTGGCTTGAGTGTAAAGTCTACCACCTTGAATTAGAATATTGATTTTTGGAAAGATATGCAACATTGGGTTAGGCTCGATGGACCTTGTCACTCGGACTGGTTTGACCGTGTTCCCGCGGGGGTCCGTCCGGGGAGTCGGCTCGGGCTGTGGTTGTTTCTCGTCATAATGAATGATCTAAAAATTTCAGGCGAGTCCACACTCATGTGGAAACTCGATGACTACTCGACCATCTCTGAGCTTGTTCCAGTAACGTTCAAGAAGCTGTATAACTTGATCGAAATAGCGATGCTCAAAACTCTTGTATTTGCCTTAAATAAATACTTCTTATGAATAAATCATTGATTGGTTACTTTCGTCATCAGTAAACCATCTCTATCACCGTCTCACGGGGCATATTGTGCGCTCGACAGTTCATGCATGCTAAAATGTAAAACTGATATTTACGTTCTAGGCCATGTTCAAAAAGGGCTCAATTTGCAAAATATATCCCGCCTACCTTTAGTCGAATGCGTTCTTAGTTGTTCTAGCCGGTTTAAGAGTTTGAGGAGTTTCATTTTCGCTGGAAGCTATGCAGTATTTTTATAACGGATATAAGTATAGGAAATTGAGTGcctttcgtgatttatgggcacgagtgatgttttgaaagttttcaaaattgcacgacccgtaggcgagtgcaatttgagaactttcaaaacatcacg from Montipora capricornis isolate CH-2021 chromosome 2, ASM3666992v2, whole genome shotgun sequence includes the following:
- the LOC138037188 gene encoding uncharacterized protein, with translation MKLLKLLNRLEQLRTHSTKDNFNNTDKLNNADNFNNFNNFKLGRFLLTHRATPTSLGKSPSELLLNRQPRIRLTALRFNTTKKEVKVFQHNLDNKTKFIQDQPVFVRNFGKGAKWVPGRITEIVSPRNFNVQVGDTLWKRHEEQLRSRHIPTDQCTDRESEQQKSDVLGSSQTLLDDASTTTPHQTSPVETEGEHIASIPNASTLKSVPKDVEKLPDPTPPASSPEPPTPKKEERR